A portion of the Pseudarthrobacter defluvii genome contains these proteins:
- the rsmI gene encoding 16S rRNA (cytidine(1402)-2'-O)-methyltransferase yields the protein MDPNPSPLPEPAPSTAGRIVLAATPIGNTGDASARLVELLGTADIVAAEDTRRLHRLVQSLGVTVAGRVISYHEHNEATRTAELLDQVRAGSTLLMVTDAGMPAVSDPGFRLVEGAVAAGLTVTAVPGPSAVLTALALSGLPTDRFCFEGFLPRKAGERASRLADLAGERRTMVFFEAPHRLEAMLRALRERFGPDRPIAVCRELTKTYEEVIRGTVGELLTWAEENEVRGEIAVVLGGAPEQAAGTPEDHVAAVNELVNQGIRLKEAVAAVADDARVSKRELYSAVLAAR from the coding sequence GTGGACCCGAACCCCAGCCCCCTTCCCGAGCCAGCCCCTTCGACGGCGGGGCGGATCGTCCTTGCCGCCACACCGATCGGGAACACCGGCGATGCTTCCGCCCGGCTCGTGGAACTGCTGGGCACGGCAGACATCGTCGCCGCCGAGGACACCCGCCGGCTCCACCGCCTGGTCCAGAGCCTGGGGGTTACCGTGGCCGGCCGCGTCATCAGCTACCACGAGCACAATGAGGCCACCCGGACCGCCGAACTCCTTGACCAGGTGCGTGCCGGCAGCACGCTCCTCATGGTGACCGACGCCGGGATGCCCGCGGTTTCGGACCCCGGTTTCCGGCTGGTGGAGGGCGCCGTTGCGGCGGGGCTTACCGTCACCGCCGTCCCGGGCCCCTCAGCCGTGCTCACCGCACTTGCCCTGTCCGGCCTGCCGACGGACCGGTTCTGTTTTGAAGGGTTCCTTCCCCGCAAAGCCGGGGAAAGGGCGTCCCGCCTCGCCGACCTCGCGGGGGAGCGGCGAACCATGGTCTTCTTTGAAGCTCCGCACCGCCTGGAAGCCATGCTGCGGGCCCTGCGTGAGCGGTTCGGCCCGGACCGTCCCATCGCCGTCTGCCGGGAGCTGACCAAGACGTACGAGGAAGTCATCCGCGGCACTGTGGGCGAACTCCTCACCTGGGCTGAGGAGAATGAGGTGCGCGGCGAGATCGCCGTGGTGCTCGGCGGCGCGCCCGAACAGGCAGCCGGCACCCCGGAGGACCACGTGGCGGCAGTCAACGAACTGGTGAACCAGGGCATCCGGCTGAAGGAGGCCGTAGCCGCCGTCGCCGATGACGCGCGCGTGAGCAAACGGGAACTTTATTCGGCTGTGCTCGCTGCCCGGTAG
- a CDS encoding NAD-dependent succinate-semialdehyde dehydrogenase translates to MTVTAQPAVTAERETRLLASVPTGLLINGEWRDAASGKTFDVEDPATGKVLLSIADAGPEDGAAALDAAAAAQESWAKVPPRERGEILRRAFDMVTERAEDFALLMTLEMGKPLAEARGEVTYGAEFLRWFSEEAVRAFGRYSVSPDGKSRLLVTKKPVGPCLLITPWNFPLAMATRKIAPAVAAGCTMVLKSANLTPLTSQLFAAVMQEAGLPAGVLNVIPTSTAGATTGPLIKDSRLRKLSFTGSTEVGRRLLADASENVLRTSMELGGNAPFLVFEDADLDAAVTGAMAAKLRNMGEACTAANRFIVHESVAGEFAEKFAAKMKEMTTARGTEPESKVGPLIDGKSRDKVHELVSDALASGAKAVLGGAPVEGPGYFYQPTILSGVSEGTRILSEEIFGPVAPIITFSSEDEAVRLANNTEYGLVAYVFTKDINRGIRMGEKLETGMLGLNAGVISNAAAPFGGVKQSGLGREGGLEGIEEYLYTQYIGIADPYAS, encoded by the coding sequence GTGACTGTCACTGCACAGCCGGCCGTTACCGCCGAGCGCGAAACCCGGCTTTTGGCCTCCGTTCCCACCGGGCTGCTCATCAACGGTGAGTGGCGCGACGCCGCCTCGGGCAAGACGTTCGACGTCGAGGATCCCGCCACCGGAAAGGTGCTGCTGAGCATTGCCGACGCCGGCCCTGAGGACGGCGCAGCCGCCCTCGACGCCGCCGCCGCTGCCCAGGAATCCTGGGCAAAGGTGCCGCCCCGGGAACGCGGCGAAATCCTCCGCCGTGCCTTCGACATGGTGACCGAACGGGCAGAAGACTTCGCCCTCCTGATGACCCTGGAAATGGGCAAGCCGCTGGCCGAAGCCCGCGGCGAAGTGACCTACGGCGCTGAGTTCCTGCGCTGGTTCTCCGAAGAAGCAGTCCGGGCCTTCGGGCGCTACTCCGTCTCACCCGACGGCAAGTCCCGCCTCCTGGTCACCAAAAAGCCGGTGGGCCCCTGCCTGCTGATCACCCCCTGGAACTTCCCGCTGGCCATGGCCACCCGCAAGATCGCGCCGGCCGTCGCCGCAGGGTGCACCATGGTGTTGAAGTCCGCAAACCTGACGCCCCTGACGTCCCAGCTGTTCGCCGCCGTCATGCAGGAAGCCGGCCTGCCCGCCGGTGTCCTCAACGTCATCCCCACCTCCACGGCGGGAGCCACCACCGGGCCCCTGATCAAGGACTCCCGCCTGCGCAAGCTGTCCTTCACCGGCTCCACCGAAGTGGGACGCCGGCTGCTGGCCGATGCCTCGGAAAACGTCCTGCGGACTTCCATGGAGCTCGGCGGCAACGCCCCGTTCCTGGTGTTCGAGGACGCCGACCTGGATGCCGCCGTGACCGGCGCCATGGCAGCCAAGCTGCGGAACATGGGAGAAGCCTGCACGGCGGCAAACCGCTTTATTGTCCACGAGTCGGTGGCCGGCGAATTCGCGGAGAAGTTCGCCGCGAAGATGAAGGAAATGACCACGGCCCGCGGTACCGAGCCTGAGTCCAAGGTGGGCCCGCTGATCGACGGCAAGAGCCGGGACAAGGTCCACGAACTCGTCTCCGATGCCCTCGCCTCCGGCGCGAAGGCAGTCCTGGGCGGTGCGCCGGTGGAGGGTCCGGGCTACTTCTACCAGCCCACCATCTTGTCCGGCGTTTCCGAGGGGACCCGCATCCTTTCGGAGGAAATCTTCGGGCCCGTTGCCCCGATCATCACCTTCAGCAGCGAGGACGAGGCCGTGCGGCTGGCCAACAACACCGAATACGGCCTGGTGGCCTACGTGTTCACCAAGGACATCAACCGCGGCATCCGGATGGGTGAAAAACTCGAAACGGGCATGCTCGGCCTGAATGCCGGTGTCATCTCCAACGCGGCCGCGCCCTTCGGCGGCGTCAAGCAGTCGGGCCTGGGGCGCGAAGGCGGCCTGGAAGGCATCGAGGAATACCTCTACACCCAGTACATCGGCATCGCCGACCCCTACGCGAGCTAG
- a CDS encoding DUF3488 and transglutaminase-like domain-containing protein — translation MTMAPARATGTGHQAQPQPEPTTGRTRPGLYPWAMAAAIAVAVCGAALSLNGVLRGWNWFWPAMTTVLAVAFTQAALRSLRAQPLLVTAGGFVALAAVLTLTFFRSSSFLWVVPTGATLPELDRLVRRASETVLSETAPVAPNAGIVMVVCAVLGLAAILVDALAVPLGMPAVSGTGLLALLVVPAMIKPQSVGVWSFIATATGYLLILGCSQWFAPDGRLQGGSARSPGLVRRAALTGAVALAAALVLPLGIPGFDSGTFPQGSRLNPWGSATGLNPMITLGNSLRAPDGSGRITYATTSSTPLYLRSVTVDTFDGDSWGPDDRTASRVPLDGRIDPGYAVLADEQVRLVTAIDAGSFTSPYLPVPYAPETVRGLGGQWTWDPATLSIKGTDTTTRRQEYLVTSAVPKLSSALLAQSTGPARGIPDIFTRIPGDVPDIVKTTAQTVAGAAATPFQKAMAIQKYLRSSEFTYSLQSPVQGGYDGNGLSVLADFLQQKSGYCIHYASAMAVMARLEGIPSRIAVGYAPGRLTGATVTVAGQGALPEYEADARDAHAWPELYFQGLGWVPFEPTPSRGVVPDYATEASVPSAPDSLGNNDGLVPDTAPAPTPTPSTTAQAVPGTGSSSTGGGPELMPWLIGAAGVAALVLLAATPHLVRAGTRSRRLRPKRPEQAVPLAWNEIRDLGTDYGLPAAASETPRAYSARFRETLLGEPGGMDQDAHDAVASLTSAFEHHRYGRPDDGGTQSAGSAQGGSLRTNTAGADIAAGVTAVEASLRANATMPRRLAAAWLPPSVTRRLGLLLRKPFRAAGRAMRTARHPVVRFRSGSGTSAMRVAAGRPDTHDGGRGAGGR, via the coding sequence ATGACCATGGCACCGGCGCGGGCAACAGGCACCGGGCACCAAGCGCAGCCACAGCCCGAACCAACCACTGGCCGGACACGGCCAGGCCTCTATCCCTGGGCCATGGCGGCAGCCATCGCAGTGGCAGTCTGCGGCGCTGCCCTGTCCCTGAACGGCGTGCTCCGCGGCTGGAACTGGTTCTGGCCGGCGATGACCACCGTGCTGGCGGTGGCATTCACCCAGGCCGCGCTGCGATCCCTCCGTGCCCAGCCACTGCTGGTCACGGCGGGTGGATTCGTAGCACTGGCCGCCGTCCTGACGCTGACGTTCTTCCGCAGCTCCAGTTTCCTCTGGGTGGTCCCCACCGGCGCCACCCTTCCCGAACTGGACCGGCTGGTCCGGCGGGCCAGCGAGACGGTGCTGTCCGAAACCGCACCGGTGGCGCCCAATGCCGGGATCGTGATGGTGGTTTGTGCCGTGCTGGGCCTGGCAGCCATCCTGGTCGACGCACTCGCCGTTCCCCTGGGGATGCCGGCGGTCTCCGGAACGGGGTTGCTGGCCTTGCTGGTGGTGCCGGCCATGATCAAACCCCAAAGCGTAGGAGTCTGGAGTTTTATCGCCACGGCAACGGGATACCTGCTCATCCTCGGCTGCAGCCAGTGGTTCGCCCCGGACGGCAGGTTGCAGGGCGGTTCCGCGCGCAGCCCCGGCCTGGTGCGGCGTGCCGCACTGACCGGCGCCGTGGCCCTGGCGGCCGCACTGGTGCTGCCCCTGGGCATTCCCGGCTTCGACAGCGGCACCTTCCCGCAGGGTTCGAGGCTCAATCCCTGGGGTTCTGCCACCGGCCTCAACCCGATGATCACGCTGGGCAACAGCCTTCGCGCCCCCGACGGCAGCGGCAGGATCACCTATGCCACGACCTCGTCCACTCCTCTGTACCTGAGGTCCGTCACAGTGGACACTTTCGACGGCGATTCGTGGGGACCGGACGACCGCACCGCATCCCGGGTGCCCCTTGATGGCAGGATCGATCCCGGCTACGCGGTCCTGGCCGACGAGCAGGTGCGGCTGGTCACTGCCATCGACGCCGGATCCTTCACCAGCCCCTATTTGCCGGTCCCCTACGCCCCGGAAACCGTCCGCGGCCTGGGGGGCCAGTGGACCTGGGATCCCGCTACCCTGAGCATCAAGGGCACCGACACCACAACCCGGCGGCAGGAATACCTGGTGACCTCGGCGGTGCCCAAGCTCTCGTCGGCACTCCTGGCCCAGTCCACCGGGCCCGCACGGGGCATCCCGGATATCTTCACCAGGATTCCAGGCGATGTCCCTGACATCGTCAAGACCACGGCGCAGACGGTTGCCGGAGCGGCAGCTACGCCTTTCCAGAAGGCCATGGCCATCCAGAAGTACCTCCGCTCGTCCGAGTTCACCTACTCGCTGCAGTCTCCGGTGCAGGGCGGGTACGACGGCAACGGCCTCTCAGTCCTGGCGGACTTCCTGCAGCAAAAGAGCGGCTACTGCATCCACTACGCCTCGGCGATGGCAGTGATGGCCAGGCTGGAAGGAATTCCCAGCAGGATCGCGGTGGGGTATGCCCCCGGAAGGCTGACGGGGGCCACGGTAACAGTGGCCGGGCAGGGTGCCCTCCCGGAGTACGAGGCAGACGCCCGGGACGCCCATGCGTGGCCGGAACTGTACTTCCAGGGCCTGGGATGGGTGCCCTTCGAACCGACACCCTCCCGGGGCGTGGTCCCGGATTACGCCACTGAGGCATCAGTGCCATCGGCCCCGGACTCCCTGGGCAACAACGACGGGCTCGTCCCCGATACCGCCCCGGCGCCCACCCCGACACCGAGCACCACGGCCCAGGCCGTTCCCGGCACCGGGAGCAGCAGCACCGGCGGTGGCCCCGAACTGATGCCCTGGCTCATTGGGGCCGCCGGCGTTGCGGCCCTGGTGCTCCTGGCGGCCACTCCCCACCTGGTCCGTGCGGGCACCCGATCGCGCAGGCTGCGGCCAAAGCGCCCCGAACAGGCTGTGCCGCTGGCGTGGAATGAGATCAGGGACCTTGGCACCGATTACGGCCTGCCCGCCGCCGCCAGCGAAACGCCCCGGGCCTATTCGGCCCGCTTCAGGGAAACGCTGCTGGGCGAGCCGGGCGGCATGGACCAGGACGCGCACGACGCGGTTGCGTCACTGACCTCGGCGTTCGAGCACCACCGCTACGGCCGGCCCGATGATGGCGGTACCCAAAGCGCCGGCAGCGCCCAAGGGGGCAGCCTTCGCACCAACACTGCAGGTGCGGACATCGCCGCCGGAGTGACAGCTGTGGAAGCCTCACTGCGGGCCAATGCCACGATGCCCAGGCGCCTTGCCGCGGCGTGGCTTCCCCCGTCGGTCACCCGTCGGCTGGGCCTGCTGCTCCGAAAGCCGTTCCGTGCGGCCGGCAGGGCCATGCGGACTGCGCGGCACCCGGTGGTGCGTTTCCGGTCCGGGAGCGGCACTTCAGCCATGAGGGTTGCCGCCGGAAGGCCGGACACGCACGACGGCGGCCGCGGGGCAGGCGGGCGCTGA
- a CDS encoding DUF58 domain-containing protein, with protein MALLEKLPRHLFSRRGWGMLAAGAFTLAAAQVMGRRDLLTLALLLLVLPLICLAGVRLVKPRFRVYREFNPSPVETSAPAVVHLAVARSGPGSGRVAMEERLPAQFGHAPAFRFPSRSATGGTSRYEYHLTSRHRGQYRIGPVTAEFTDPFGLALHRQAIDDGDILTVTPAAVVLPSTLLAGARGNDGVTATRVRANPSDDDVMTREYRHGDPMRRVHWAATARHGALMVRQEESVTTPEATVILDHRSGAFAGGTGTAMPGLPGQDGHALATSGTFEWAVVAAMSISAHLAERNYSLRLLDTGGNPAFLHSPSSPEPGAEEFSGTSGLQSIAESLAAIHLSGTVHLRRDGTLRDIAGRNAEPGVAPPAIRTAAGNEQEPAAFDDHLMDRLSAHRMRGPLIAVLGRITAQEAAALAPAAAYATNAIALVAVERPAEYQEVLEALRQGGWRAMAVGPKAQLAAVWNQFDQDPALPTPPAPEAGRGAGVAK; from the coding sequence ATGGCCCTGCTGGAAAAGCTTCCGCGGCACCTGTTCTCCAGGCGCGGCTGGGGCATGCTCGCAGCCGGCGCCTTCACGCTGGCCGCGGCACAGGTCATGGGGCGCCGCGACCTTCTGACGCTGGCGTTGCTCCTGCTGGTGCTTCCACTGATCTGCCTTGCCGGCGTCCGGCTGGTCAAACCCCGGTTCCGGGTCTACCGCGAGTTCAATCCCTCCCCAGTGGAAACCTCGGCCCCGGCAGTGGTCCACCTTGCCGTCGCCCGGTCGGGCCCGGGCAGCGGCAGGGTGGCCATGGAGGAGCGGCTGCCGGCACAGTTTGGCCACGCACCGGCTTTCCGGTTCCCGTCCCGTTCCGCCACCGGCGGCACCAGCCGCTACGAGTACCACCTCACTTCACGGCACCGCGGCCAGTACCGGATCGGGCCGGTCACCGCCGAGTTCACCGACCCCTTCGGGCTCGCGCTGCACCGCCAGGCCATTGACGACGGCGACATCCTCACCGTGACGCCTGCCGCCGTCGTCCTTCCTTCCACCCTGCTCGCCGGGGCGCGCGGCAACGATGGCGTCACAGCCACCCGCGTCCGGGCAAACCCCAGCGATGACGATGTCATGACCCGTGAATACCGGCACGGGGACCCGATGCGGAGGGTCCACTGGGCCGCTACCGCCAGGCACGGGGCCCTGATGGTCCGGCAGGAGGAATCCGTCACTACGCCGGAGGCCACTGTCATCCTTGACCACCGTTCCGGCGCGTTCGCCGGCGGCACCGGAACGGCAATGCCCGGCCTACCCGGCCAGGACGGGCATGCCCTGGCCACCAGCGGGACCTTCGAGTGGGCCGTTGTTGCCGCCATGTCCATCAGTGCGCACCTTGCAGAGCGGAACTACAGCCTGCGGCTGCTGGACACCGGGGGAAACCCGGCATTCCTCCACTCGCCGTCTTCCCCTGAACCGGGAGCGGAAGAATTCAGCGGGACCTCCGGCCTGCAGTCCATTGCCGAAAGCCTGGCCGCAATCCACCTGTCCGGAACAGTCCACCTGCGGCGGGACGGTACGCTTCGGGACATTGCCGGCAGGAACGCGGAGCCGGGCGTGGCGCCGCCAGCCATCCGGACAGCGGCAGGCAATGAGCAGGAACCGGCGGCATTCGATGACCACCTGATGGACAGGCTCTCCGCGCACCGGATGCGGGGACCCCTGATCGCGGTGCTGGGACGCATCACCGCCCAGGAGGCCGCCGCTCTGGCCCCTGCTGCTGCGTACGCCACCAACGCGATCGCCTTGGTGGCGGTGGAACGGCCAGCGGAATACCAGGAAGTCCTCGAAGCGCTGCGGCAGGGTGGATGGCGGGCAATGGCCGTGGGGCCAAAGGCACAGCTCGCTGCTGTGTGGAACCAGTTCGACCAGGACCCCGCCCTGCCGACGCCTCCGGCACCCGAGGCAGGGCGCGGAGCGGGGGTGGCCAAATGA
- a CDS encoding AAA family ATPase, producing the protein MEPHRRTANNASASNLNLADVPDSVSHLNGHRPPAMDSASFHDAAQRILTTVNTVIDGKSEAAKLALTVLLAQGHLLVEDVPGVGKTLLAKTLARTIDCTVSRIQFTPDLLPSDVTGVSIYNQASRLFEFRPGAVFANIVIGDEINRASAKTQSALLECMEEHQVTVDGNTYKLDEPFMVVATQNPIEMEGTYPLPEAQRDRFMARISMGYPDKDAEIEMLETHQAVSPLAHVSPVVTASDVAAMTATVQQVYVSEPVKEYTVSLGRATRESPLLRLGASPRSLLQLLRAAKATAALDGRDFVLPDDVGDVAEAVLAHRIILDRKAAGAGETPHSVLRGILSRLPVPQAQPGQPGRAAAAGSRNR; encoded by the coding sequence ATGGAACCGCACCGACGCACTGCCAACAATGCAAGCGCATCGAACCTCAACCTGGCCGACGTGCCTGATTCCGTCAGCCACCTGAACGGGCACCGGCCGCCGGCCATGGATTCCGCATCCTTCCACGACGCGGCGCAGCGCATCCTCACAACCGTCAACACCGTCATTGACGGTAAGTCCGAGGCCGCCAAGCTGGCGCTTACCGTGCTCCTGGCGCAGGGGCACCTGCTGGTGGAGGACGTGCCCGGCGTCGGCAAAACGCTGCTGGCAAAGACCCTCGCCCGGACCATCGACTGCACCGTCAGCCGCATTCAGTTCACGCCCGACCTGCTGCCCTCGGACGTCACCGGGGTGTCCATCTACAACCAGGCCTCGAGGCTCTTTGAGTTCCGGCCGGGCGCGGTGTTCGCAAACATTGTCATTGGCGACGAAATCAACCGCGCCTCCGCCAAAACACAGTCCGCCCTCCTGGAATGTATGGAGGAGCACCAGGTCACGGTGGACGGCAACACGTACAAGCTCGATGAGCCGTTCATGGTGGTTGCCACCCAGAACCCCATCGAAATGGAGGGGACGTATCCCCTGCCGGAAGCCCAGCGGGACCGGTTCATGGCCCGCATTTCCATGGGGTACCCGGACAAGGACGCCGAGATCGAAATGCTGGAAACCCACCAGGCGGTCTCGCCGCTGGCCCACGTCTCCCCCGTGGTCACCGCCTCCGATGTTGCGGCCATGACCGCCACCGTCCAGCAGGTCTACGTCTCCGAACCGGTAAAGGAATACACGGTGTCATTGGGCAGGGCCACCAGGGAAAGCCCGCTGCTGCGGCTGGGCGCCAGCCCCCGTTCCCTGCTGCAGCTGCTACGTGCCGCCAAGGCCACGGCCGCGCTGGACGGCCGCGACTTCGTTCTGCCGGACGACGTGGGGGACGTTGCCGAAGCTGTCCTGGCACACCGCATCATCCTGGACCGGAAGGCCGCCGGCGCCGGCGAGACGCCGCACAGTGTCCTGCGTGGCATCCTTTCCCGGCTGCCCGTTCCGCAGGCCCAGCCCGGCCAACCGGGCCGGGCTGCTGCCGCCGGCAGCAGGAACCGCTAG
- a CDS encoding TatD family hydrolase, giving the protein MCNSSIPAAYRMPAVDGSTEPGAGRRKDFPPAPEPLPVPVMDNHTHLDFPEGKAPVGIKAALDAAAAVGVQGAVQVGCDLESSRFTVEAVDQDTRLLGAVALHPNDAPQYAADGGLEDALAEIERLAAHPRIRAIGETGLDFYRTEGEGLRHQEYSFRRHIDIAKRLDLTLQIHDRDAHSDVVRVLQEEGAPERVVFHCFSGDEELARTCNNQGWWMSFAGTLTFKNAANLRAALAVADRQLIMVETDAPFLTPHPHRGRPNASYMVPYTVRAMAELTGSDLAGLCTAISENTVRAYGSWT; this is encoded by the coding sequence ATGTGCAATTCGTCGATTCCTGCCGCCTACCGGATGCCTGCCGTGGATGGAAGCACGGAGCCGGGAGCCGGACGCCGCAAGGATTTCCCACCGGCGCCGGAGCCCCTGCCCGTGCCGGTCATGGACAACCACACCCACCTGGACTTTCCGGAAGGAAAGGCGCCCGTGGGGATCAAGGCTGCCCTCGATGCGGCCGCGGCCGTGGGCGTCCAGGGCGCCGTGCAGGTGGGCTGCGACCTGGAGTCTTCGCGGTTCACCGTGGAAGCGGTGGACCAGGACACCCGGCTCCTCGGGGCTGTGGCCCTGCACCCCAACGACGCTCCGCAATATGCCGCCGACGGAGGGCTGGAGGACGCACTCGCCGAGATTGAACGCCTGGCCGCGCACCCGCGGATCCGTGCCATTGGCGAAACGGGACTGGACTTCTACCGCACGGAAGGGGAGGGGCTTCGGCACCAGGAATACTCGTTCCGCCGCCACATCGACATCGCCAAGCGGCTGGACCTCACCCTCCAGATCCACGACCGGGATGCGCACAGCGACGTGGTGCGGGTGCTGCAGGAAGAGGGAGCGCCGGAACGGGTGGTGTTCCACTGCTTCTCAGGCGATGAGGAACTGGCCAGGACCTGCAATAACCAGGGGTGGTGGATGTCCTTTGCCGGCACGCTGACGTTTAAGAACGCAGCCAACCTCCGTGCCGCGCTCGCCGTGGCGGACCGGCAGCTCATCATGGTGGAAACCGACGCCCCGTTCCTGACCCCGCACCCGCACAGGGGGCGGCCGAACGCCAGTTATATGGTGCCGTATACGGTGCGTGCCATGGCAGAATTGACAGGCTCCGATCTGGCCGGCCTCTGTACCGCAATCAGCGAAAATACCGTACGGGCATACGGATCCTGGACCTGA
- a CDS encoding resuscitation-promoting factor, with protein sequence MIKFFTSDGKFSFIKVGAQLLVLCGLVAGLVAFVGNNKTITLNVDGQASSVQSFGGTVAQVVKSANLDLKPGDRVSPSLDATVQNGTVININQAKEVKVSLDGAEKTVNTTAQDVEDLVTELGVASASSVSAPKDATLSLAGSYVSISTPKTVSIVADGKVNTATTTAPTVGKVLEDSGVTLGANDRSSQPANANVVNNMVIKVSRVDTSQTAVTSEDVPFETVTAESADMLKGEKEVTQAGSAGKLERTFKLVLVDGREASRTLVSENVAVQPVTEKVTVGTKAKPAPQAAPATAAAANTGAAAPAMMNEAMWDKIAQCESTGNWSINSGNGYYGGLQFDIQTWIGAGGGAYAPNASLATKAQQIDIANRVYAQRGLSPWGCGWAASR encoded by the coding sequence GTGATCAAGTTCTTCACATCGGACGGCAAGTTCAGCTTTATCAAGGTTGGCGCCCAGCTGCTGGTGCTCTGCGGCCTGGTCGCAGGCCTCGTAGCCTTCGTGGGCAATAACAAAACAATCACGCTCAACGTGGACGGCCAAGCGTCGTCCGTGCAGTCCTTTGGCGGAACAGTGGCCCAGGTGGTCAAGAGTGCAAACCTTGACCTGAAGCCCGGCGACCGGGTGTCGCCTTCCCTCGATGCGACCGTCCAGAACGGTACCGTCATCAACATCAACCAGGCCAAAGAGGTCAAGGTCAGCCTGGACGGTGCCGAGAAGACCGTGAACACCACGGCCCAGGACGTCGAAGACCTGGTGACCGAGCTCGGCGTGGCCAGTGCCTCGTCCGTCTCCGCACCCAAGGATGCCACCCTGTCGCTGGCGGGCTCCTACGTTTCAATCTCCACGCCCAAGACCGTCAGCATCGTGGCCGACGGCAAGGTGAACACTGCCACCACCACCGCGCCGACCGTGGGTAAGGTCCTGGAGGACTCCGGGGTTACCCTCGGCGCCAATGACCGCTCCTCCCAGCCCGCCAACGCCAACGTGGTGAACAACATGGTCATCAAGGTCTCCCGCGTGGACACCAGCCAAACCGCCGTCACCAGTGAAGACGTGCCCTTCGAAACTGTTACCGCCGAAAGCGCGGACATGCTCAAGGGTGAGAAGGAAGTCACGCAGGCAGGCTCCGCCGGAAAGCTTGAGCGCACCTTCAAGCTGGTGCTCGTGGACGGACGGGAAGCTTCCCGCACTCTCGTATCGGAGAACGTGGCTGTCCAGCCGGTCACCGAAAAGGTCACCGTTGGCACCAAGGCCAAGCCTGCACCCCAGGCCGCGCCGGCCACCGCCGCAGCCGCCAACACCGGCGCGGCAGCACCGGCCATGATGAACGAGGCCATGTGGGACAAGATCGCCCAGTGTGAGTCCACCGGAAACTGGAGCATCAACAGCGGCAACGGCTACTACGGCGGCCTGCAGTTCGATATCCAGACCTGGATCGGCGCCGGCGGCGGTGCCTACGCTCCCAACGCCAGCCTGGCCACCAAGGCACAGCAGATCGACATCGCCAACCGCGTCTACGCGCAGCGCGGCCTGTCGCCGTGGGGCTGCGGCTGGGCGGCCAGCCGCTGA
- the rsmA gene encoding 16S rRNA (adenine(1518)-N(6)/adenine(1519)-N(6))-dimethyltransferase RsmA, protein MTEPTPAVPAPLFGASDIRRMAEEIGVRPTKTLGQNFVIDGNTIRRIVAAAGVGPDETVLEVGPGLGSLTLGLLDAAAAVVAVEIDPVLAAKLPDTVKEWRPQAANAFHLVHADAMKVTELPVEPTALVANLPYNVAVPVVLHLLQYIPSLRHGLVMVQDEVADRLAAGPGSKTYGVPSVKAAWYSQMRKAGVIGMNVFWPAPKIHSGLVAFTRREPPATTASREQVFAVVDAAFAQRRKTLRAALAGWAGGAPEAERCLLAAGVDPTARGEVIDIAAFARIAEARENRP, encoded by the coding sequence GTGACTGAACCGACTCCCGCCGTGCCCGCACCATTGTTCGGCGCCTCCGACATACGCCGGATGGCAGAGGAAATCGGGGTCAGGCCTACCAAGACGCTGGGTCAGAACTTTGTGATCGACGGCAACACCATCCGCCGGATTGTTGCCGCGGCGGGAGTTGGGCCGGATGAAACAGTCCTTGAGGTGGGTCCGGGGCTGGGGTCGCTCACGCTGGGACTGCTGGACGCGGCAGCGGCGGTTGTCGCCGTCGAAATCGATCCTGTCCTGGCCGCGAAGCTCCCCGATACCGTTAAGGAATGGCGGCCCCAGGCCGCCAACGCTTTCCACCTGGTGCACGCCGACGCCATGAAGGTCACCGAGCTGCCGGTGGAACCAACGGCGCTCGTGGCCAACCTGCCGTACAACGTTGCCGTCCCCGTGGTGCTGCACCTCCTGCAATATATCCCCAGCCTGCGTCACGGCCTCGTGATGGTGCAGGACGAGGTAGCCGACCGGCTGGCAGCCGGCCCCGGTTCCAAGACGTATGGAGTTCCCTCGGTCAAGGCCGCCTGGTACAGCCAGATGCGCAAAGCCGGCGTGATCGGCATGAACGTGTTCTGGCCGGCGCCGAAGATCCATTCCGGGTTGGTGGCCTTCACGCGCCGCGAACCACCGGCCACCACCGCCTCCCGGGAGCAGGTGTTCGCCGTGGTGGATGCCGCATTCGCGCAGCGCCGCAAGACCCTCCGGGCCGCCCTCGCCGGCTGGGCCGGGGGAGCGCCGGAAGCGGAGCGTTGCCTGCTCGCCGCCGGCGTGGACCCCACGGCACGCGGAGAGGTCATCGACATCGCCGCGTTCGCCCGGATTGCCGAAGCCAGGGAAAACCGCCCGTGA